Genomic segment of Pseudodesulfovibrio sp. JC047:
TCATGATGTAGTTGAACAATATTTTCATGGATAGATGTCTCCCGTTATTTTTTGACTTGCTGCATATAATGATCCGATATGCTCTTGTCAATGTCTATCTTTTCAGGATTCAAACGTGTGCCAAAAACTTGATATCTATCTGTAATATATAGAGTAAAAGAGGAATACAATGAAAATAGAATTCGTTACAAACACCCCATGCTCCGAAAATTAAAGAGCTTTTCAGGAATGATACCTATTTAAAAAAACAGGGGCAATCAATATAGATTGACATATTTATTACATTGTGCACTAATCATATTCTCCTATAGAACGTTTTCAAGGATTATAGTGGTTTGACGCAATTCAGAATGCTTCCAGTTCGGTGTGGTGACGCGTATCTCCTCAAAAGTGGTCGCGGAGCGTATCTGGTGGATGGTGGATCACTCGCCGGTTTTTTGCCGGAAATGCTCCATGAACGAACCATCGGGAAACTCCGTGCCGCCATTTGCACGTATCCCAGCCCGGAACGGCTGGGCGGGATTCTGGATCTGATGGAAGAACGATACCGGGTTTCGGAGTACTGGCTCCCGGACTGGCTGGGGATCATGCCCATGCTGGCCCAGGTGTTCAATCATGACTGGGAAAAATGGTTTGAACTCTGTGATTGGCCACTTCCTGAAGAGCTGATCGTGGGCGGCGTGGCCGTTCCCTCGTCTCAACAGGGGGCATGGGCAGAAAACGCGGCCATTCTCGTAGCTCTCGGCGTCGTGGCCTGTTCAGGACGGTTCACCATGGGCGGTTCAACCCAACATATCCTTGAAAAATCGCTGGACGTTCTGGCCGAACAGGCTTCAGGACGGGTTGTCGGAACGCCTGGCGGCGTTCGGCAGACCCTCCAAATTTTAGGACGGGGTTTCCGGGACTGGGGCAGTACGGAAGAAAACGTGCTTTTGTGTGGCCGACTCCTCTACCATGCGGCCATGGCCATGACCGGCAACGAGACAAAACCGCAAAAAAACGTGACCATGGGTCTTGCCATGGCCGTGATGGGCATAGCCCTGACAGCCGGGGTCGAAACGAAAATTCGATATTTCCGACAAACAGGCCAACTCGAAAATTCGCTGGTCGCCCGTCACCCCTTCAAAATCGTGAATGGCATTGAAATCACGTCATGGGAGACAGTGCCGAAAACCGTCTCGCCAGAAACACTTTTCTCAGCAGCCAGCCGTCCCTTTGGGCGGGGAAAAGGACTGGTTCTACGATATGGCGACGCGGAATGTGGTGCGCTTTTCTGCGGCGACACCACCCTTTCTTTCTTGAACAAGAACAACGCCCTGCTTCTCAACCAACCAACAGTCATTGCCGCGCCCAGACAGGGAGGAATATCCGCAGACCATGCCTACAAATATATTCTTTCCGTGAATCCGGAAAACAACATCTGGGTTCGTTCGCACTATTCATACGCGTGCAAGGTTTCAAATTCATTCAAAAAAAGCCCAAACAAAATGTGCCTCAACAACTGCGTCCACCGCACAGTACAGGAGGTGCTCCTCGCCTTTTCCGACACGAGGTGGGACTGGTTGGCCGGAGGCGGCTGCATCTGCGATTAGATACCGGAAAAACTTTCCAAGCTGTTTTAATTTTTTCAGAAGGTGTGCTATCTGTTGCTTCCCAATTTAGAACAATACCCGATAAGTCGGAATTTTTTCACGGAAGGAGAGAGGCATATGGTCCAAGATTTATTCAACAAGGACGCATTCTTGGCGAGCCTGGCCAACGACAGGGAATTGGCGTGCGAGCTGATAGCCGCCTTCATGGAAGACTGTCCCACCAGAAACGCCTCCCTGACAAAAGCGCTCACAGCAAACGACGCTCTCACGGCATCAAAAATGGCGCATTCCCTGAAAGGCATGTGTGGCGTTGTCCGTGCAAACGAGCTGGCCGAACTTGCGTTGGACATGGAATTGACTGCCAAGGAAGGACGATTGGATCTGGTTCGAGAACAACACGCACGATTTTTGGAGATGCTCCAGCACGTCATTCCGCTCTTGAATGCCTTCAAGGCCGACAAGTAAAACTGTTCCGCAAAAAAATACGGCCTGTCCACGAGGTGGACAGGCCATTTTCTATTCCGTAAAAAAAGCCGTTATTCTGCGGTCTTTTCCGCTGCTGACTCTTCGGCCTTCGGGGCCTCGGGAGCGGCTTCCTCAGTCTGAACCTTTTCCGGAGCTGCCGGGGCTTCAGGCTTGGAGAAATCCACCGTCATGCCGTCCATGGCAACCACGATATCATTCGTGATGTCAATGGCGTCACTGGCAGCAATAACCGACTGTTTGCTCAAAATGACATCCAGTCCTTTCTCGGCACGGTAGGCTTCCAGAGCCTTACTGAATTCCGCTTCCACCAAACCAACAACGCGTTGCTGCTCGGCACCCATGACGCTCTGCAATTCGCCCATGGCCAATTTGTACGCAGCCACGGTGTCTTCAGTCTGGTTTTCCTGCATGGCCTTGTATGCGGCTTCCGCCTTGGTCTGCAACGGTGTCCCGACTTCCTTGAGATAGTCCATGGCTCCTTGGGCAACCTTGTTATCCTTGAAGGCAGCGGCTTCATCCACAATGCCAATCTTGTTGACCGGGGCTTGCTGTTGGTTGCAGGCCACCAGGCCAAGGCAAAGCAGTGCCGCCACAAGCAGGGTACTCATCCGTTTCATATCATTTGTCTCCAGTGTTTGGTTGATGTCACTCTTTTACAAAGTCGAACCAGACTACGCGGGAGGTGTGCCTGTGGCAAGGAGAAAACCGTTCCCCTGCACGCGAAACGCCGCGTTCCAACCGTACCGGGCAGGATATTCCCAGGCAGATATCGCCTTTCTGTTTGAAATCGTAAACAAATTCATCTGGCACACACCTTGCTGTTCTCTTCGGTGAGAAGGAATCGGGAATTTTTTTCCGGGAATGGGTCTCCCGGAGGTTCCCACCATATCCGGCACAGACCGGATTGGAGGAAGTATGAGTTTCAGCAGTATGTATATCGGAGCGACAGGGGTTGTCGCTCACAATGCCAGTATGCAGGTGGTCGCCAACAATCTGGCGAACGTCAGCACCACAGGCTACAAACGGGCCGATGCCCAATTCGGCACGCTCATGAGCCAGCAGCTCGGGACCAGTGGGGTCCAGTATCAGTCTGGAAGTCATGGCATGAGTCAGATGGGCAAAGGTGTGGCGGTCTCTGAAATCAGGACCATCTTCAAGGATGGGCCGTTGGCAAGCACCAACACGGCCACAGATCTCGCCATTTCCGGACAAGGATTTTTCGGCACTCGCAACGTCTCCGATTCTCCGGCTGGAGCGAGTCACTACACCCGCGCCGGGGCCTTTCGTTTCAATAACGATTCATTCCTTGTGGACGCCAACGACTATCGCCTGCAAGGGTATGCCATCAATCGCGGAACCGGAGAAGTGGCCACCACTATTTCCGACATTCATCTACCGTATGAAGACGTGAACGTCGATGGACAGATCACACGCCTCGTCCGATCGGAACCACTCGCAACGTCATCCGTGGAAATGGTCACGAATCTGGACCACTCCGCCGCCGATCTCTTTGCCGACACCGACAATCCCATGTTTTCCATGCTTCAGGCATACTCGGCCAACCAGAGCAACGCATCCACGCCCTTTGGGGCCACGTTGCCGGAATATTCATCAGGCATCACTGTCTATGATGAAAACGGTGACGATCACGAGATGACGGTTTATTTCGACCCCATCAGCACCAACACCCTCTCCAATGCCGTTCCGGGCTACACGTACTGGGAATATCTGGTGGCCATGCCGCCTGAATCAGATGGGTCCAGCGCCTACGGCACTTCAGGTGCGGGACTGGCTGGTGTCGGTGTACTGACCTTCAACGATCAAGGACATCTGGTCGGTCAAGCCGCGTATTCGCTGGATTCGGCATTGTCGAGCAACGCCGCAGGCACCAATCTGGACTCATGGGTGCCAAGTACTTTCAACGAGGATGGATTGCCCGAGATTTCCTACACCTTTGGCAGCAATGGTGGCACGGTCGGCGCATCCAAGACCATTTCCTATGACTTCGGCATCAATTCCGATTCCGCCACATGGCTTTCCGGAGCAGGCTCACCCGCCACTATCGGAACGGACGTGAAGGCACTTGCCCAGATGGATGACATGAACCGGGACGCGCGCGTTTCCACCAGTTACGATTCACCCTCGGCCACCATGTACCACATTCAGGACGGCTACAGTTGGGGGTATCTCAGAAATGTCAGCGTGAATGACGAAGGCATCCTGACCGGCTATTTTTCGAACAACAAGAGTGAGGCCCTATATCAGGTGGCAGTGT
This window contains:
- a CDS encoding Hpt domain-containing protein; the encoded protein is MVQDLFNKDAFLASLANDRELACELIAAFMEDCPTRNASLTKALTANDALTASKMAHSLKGMCGVVRANELAELALDMELTAKEGRLDLVREQHARFLEMLQHVIPLLNAFKADK
- a CDS encoding OmpH family outer membrane protein encodes the protein MKRMSTLLVAALLCLGLVACNQQQAPVNKIGIVDEAAAFKDNKVAQGAMDYLKEVGTPLQTKAEAAYKAMQENQTEDTVAAYKLAMGELQSVMGAEQQRVVGLVEAEFSKALEAYRAEKGLDVILSKQSVIAASDAIDITNDIVVAMDGMTVDFSKPEAPAAPEKVQTEEAAPEAPKAEESAAEKTAE
- a CDS encoding flagellar hook-basal body complex protein codes for the protein MSFSSMYIGATGVVAHNASMQVVANNLANVSTTGYKRADAQFGTLMSQQLGTSGVQYQSGSHGMSQMGKGVAVSEIRTIFKDGPLASTNTATDLAISGQGFFGTRNVSDSPAGASHYTRAGAFRFNNDSFLVDANDYRLQGYAINRGTGEVATTISDIHLPYEDVNVDGQITRLVRSEPLATSSVEMVTNLDHSAADLFADTDNPMFSMLQAYSANQSNASTPFGATLPEYSSGITVYDENGDDHEMTVYFDPISTNTLSNAVPGYTYWEYLVAMPPESDGSSAYGTSGAGLAGVGVLTFNDQGHLVGQAAYSLDSALSSNAAGTNLDSWVPSTFNEDGLPEISYTFGSNGGTVGASKTISYDFGINSDSATWLSGAGSPATIGTDVKALAQMDDMNRDARVSTSYDSPSATMYHIQDGYSWGYLRNVSVNDEGILTGYFSNNKSEALYQVAVYRFNSPWGLDRAGQTNFTASPDSGAAIDGVAKDKGRGTILDSSLEESNVDMAQEFANMILTQRGFQANTKVISTSDSLLNTLISIKR